One Equus quagga isolate Etosha38 chromosome 5, UCLA_HA_Equagga_1.0, whole genome shotgun sequence genomic window carries:
- the PPIH gene encoding peptidyl-prolyl cis-trans isomerase H: MAVANSSPVNPVVFFDVSIGGQEVGRMKIELFADVVPKTAENFRQFCTGEFRKDGVPIGYKGSTFHRVIKDFMIQGGDFVNGDGTGVASIYRGPFADENFKLRHSAPGLLSMANSGPSTNGCQFFITCSKCDWLDGKHVVFGKIIDGLLVMRKIENVPTGPNNKPKLPVVISQCGEM, from the exons ATGGCGGTGGCAAATTCAAGCCCCGTCAATCCCGTGGTGTTCTTTGATGTCAGCATTGGCGGCCAG GAAGTTGGCCGCATGAAGATCGAGCTCTTTGCAGACGTTGTGCCTAAAACGGCCGAGAATTTTAG GCAGTTCTGCACTGGAGAATTCAG AAAAGATGGGGTTCCGATAGGATACAAAGGGAGCACCTTCCACAG GGTCATAAAGGATTTCATGATTCAGGGTGGAGATTTTGTTAAT gGAGATGGTACTGGAGTCGCCAGTATTTACCGGGGGCCATTtgcagatgaaaattttaaacttagaCACTCAGCTCCAGGCCTGCTTTCCATG GCCAACAGTGGTCCCAGCACAAATGGCTGCCAGTTCTTCATCACCTGCTCTAAGTGTGATTGGCTGGATGGGAAGCACGTAGTGTTTG GGAAAATCATTGATGGACTTCTGGTGATGAGAAAGATTGAG AATGTTCCCACAGGCCCCAACAATAAGCCCAAGCTGCCTGTGGTGATCTCACAGTGTGGGGAGATGTAG